In Gossypium hirsutum isolate 1008001.06 chromosome D01, Gossypium_hirsutum_v2.1, whole genome shotgun sequence, the genomic window GGATTATTGTCGTTAAAAGTTTTTTAGACATAATATTATAATTTCTATTATTTGGGAACTGTATCATTTTATTTGAATTGTGGCATGGGATTTAAGTTTTGAGTTAATTTTGGCAAGCATGGCATTTAAGTTATTTAGACTTGTGAAactttggaattgaattatagaTGCATGAAATTTGGTTTTCATGGTTTTCATTAAAACTATGTTGAATATCACTTTTCCATTGCGAgattttgaatagtaaattaattggaaatcaactaagttttcaaaaataatctCTACTATGAGGAAAATGTTAAAATCAATTGGTTTTCGAAACTTATAAGTTTTTGTGAAAAGAGATGGTGCTAAGTTTTTCTTCAAaggtaaataaatgttttaaaaagatTGTTCTAAAAACTTTGATAAGTTTGTTAGACTATGGGTGTTCAATCTGTTAACCGATCAGTTAACCGACCCGAATtaccattaaccgaattaaccgacccttTTAAACCATTAACCATTAatcgaaccaaaattttttcaaaaaaaattaaccgaactgaactttttcagttaattcggtcggttaaccgaattaatcaaaatttatgcatattttatttttggttaaaacaagtataaaacatataaaaagttAACCGACTTAACCGattgattaatttatatttccaaaaaattaaccgaatcgactgaatacttatatattataatattattgattaaattcggttaattcggttaaccgaccggtttcaaACTGAATTAACCATTAActgaactttcaaaaaattattaaccgacccctgaccgaattaattcggttaaccgaccgattaactaAATTTGGTCAGTTAACCCAATTAATTCAGTTTTACTCGAAATTTGCACACCTATGTTAGATCAtctcggtggctaatgtagccttcagAATATGGCTGTAACTTCTAGACCGGGTTAGAGaggttacatttggttggtatcagaacCAAGTTATAAAACCTCGGACTGTGGATTTTTAAATAGTCTTTTTAAAGAATTTGCTAatcttagaaaaaaaaacttagtgtGTTATCTCTTTTTcactaaaagataaaattttccaaagtaaaAACTAATTGGTTTTAATGTTTATTTCTCAAACTTTATTGTCCAATTTTATTCAGTACTCAAAAACTCATTCATAATATTGTAGCGGAAAAGTGATAATCGACTGAGTTTTgattaaaaaccaaattttatgCATGTCACACCCCGATATATGTACGATTCAATGGCCAAGTATTGGTTGGAGACCACTGAGAGGATTTTGGAGGATTTGGACcatattctaaaataaaaattaaagggtaCTATGTCCTTGCTAAGGGATGAGGCCCATAGTTGGTGGCAGTCTATTGTGAGGGGTACACAGAAAGAACAATTGACCTGATAATATTTTCAAGACGCCTTTCAGAAAAAGTATGTGGGCACAAGGTGTGTGAAGGCCCGCAGACTCGGGTTCATTGAGTTAAAATAGGGGGATAATACTATGGCTGAATGTGAGGTCGAATTTTTTATGCTCAACTACTATGCTCAGGGTATGGTTGCGACTAAGTAGGATAAATGTGTGTGGTTCAAGAATGGATTACGTTATGACCTCAAGATTCAAGTTGTTCTACACCAAGAAATAGTATTTGAAACCCTAGTGGGGAAAACTAAAAGATTGTGAAGGACATTAAGCGTTTGGAACgcgaaaaatgagagaaaagtaaGATACAAAATAAGAGAGATTCTAGTGCTACTTGTTCGAATTCTCGTCCCACGAAACGGGCTAATAAGAGGAGATCGCAACAGGGGGTTGTTGTAGCTAGTTCTAAAGGTAGGACTCTAAATTGTACGTATTGTGATAAGAGCCATCTgggtgaatgttggcaaaatttggATGACTGTTTGAGATGTGGGTCTACAGAGCATAGAACAAAATATTGTCCTTTTCGGGTCAATCAGACACAAGCTTTGGCTCAAAATTAAGCCCAAAATCAGAGAAAGGGTCAGTTACCTCCGAAGGGCCAAGGTCAAAATAAGGCTGTAAATATTATGGCGACCAGTAATCAGGGTCAACGAGCATTGGGTCAGGATACAAACCGGATTGATGCTAGGCAGCCTGCTCTTGTATACATTGTTAGAGGTCACGAGGACAGAGACGCGTCTAATGCCATAGTAGGTATTTTTACCATCCATTTTTGTTTTGCATTTTTCCTTGATTGATATAGGATTTAGCCATTCATATGTTGCTTGCGCTATTACTGATAAACTTGGTATTTGGGTAGAGAAAATTGCTAATGATGTTACTGTAGTTAGCCCTTTGGGACAATCAGTTATTGTAAATAAGATCTATAAAAGATGTTCATTGGGGGTTTAAGGTGTTGTGTTTCTGGCTAATATGATGGAATTTCCTTTTAGTGAGTTCGATTTAATAGTGAGAATGAATTGGTTGGTTAAACATTAGGTTAGTTTGGACTATGCCATTAAGCGAGTGACTATGAAAATGACTGAGGGTAATGAGATCATCATGGTTGGTGAACGTCGAAATTATTTGTCTAATATGATCTCTGCAATATTAGCAGAGAAATTGGTGCAGAAAGGGTGTGAGGCCTATTTAGCCTATGTGTTGGATTTTAGTGCTAGAAGTGTAACTGTGGAGAGTATCCGAACAGTTAGGGAATTTTTGGATGTTTTTCCTAAGGAACTTCCAAGATTACCTCTGAATCGTGAGGTTGGATTTGAAATTAAGTTGTTGCTTAGAACTACTCCAGTATCCATTGCTCTATATCACATGACACCTAAGGAACTTAAAGAATTAAAAGTTCAACTTCAGGAGCTTCTGGATTGCGGGTTTATTAAACCTAATGTTTCTCCGTATGGAGCTTCGGTCTTGTTTGTTAAAAATAAAGATGGCTCCCTAAGGTTGTGTACTGAATATCGATAGTTGAATAAGTTGActgttaagaataagtatccactgttGAGAATCAACGGTTTATTTGACTAATTTAGAGGTGCAATTGTgttctcaaaaattgatttaaggtTTGATTACTATCAATTAAAGGTGAAGGAATCAGATGTACCTAAGACTatattcaggactcggtatggtcattatgtgTTCCTTGTGATACCTTTCAGATTAACTAATTTTATTGctgcatttatggatttgatgactAGGTTCTTCCAACCATTCTTAGAtcaatttgtagttgtgtttattgatgacatcttggtttattcTAAATCTATAAATGAACATGACGAACATCTTAAGGTGGCTTTTGGAAACactaaaatatatagactttttcagcacTTTTAAGCATTAATTCATGCAGTTTCTTAGTAAATTTCATCAGATTTTAtgcttttattataaaataattaaattgaacttaatttaataaacaatttgaattttagttatttttatcataaatttgCATAATTTGGCCAATTTTGGATTCCTTTGCACAATGGAAGAAATATCAGTGCGATAGTCAGCTTGAGGAGATTGGATTGCTGAAGCATCCTTCGGAGCATCTGACACATGAGGATGGCTAATTATTTTATTGCCATGGATGCCCCAAATTAGCTTATTGGACCCATTAAAGAAAATGCAATTGATAAAACAAAAATTAGGTTGAATTAATTTCCTGTCTAATATCGAAGAAAAGACCTAGAGTGTCTAATTGAAAGAGGATGAAACATGAGCTTAAAGAGAACCCGAAAAGCTGTCCAGTCCACATCCAAATCAGTTTTTAAATCtgattataatattttctaaACAGTCCTTAACTTTCTCCCAAACTTGTTCCAACACCTTCTCTTTTTGGACATTCTCACTTATGgcattaagctaaatttagcaaagccATCTCAACCCCTCCATACTATCAAGGGCGGACCATGGAATGAGGGACTGACTGCTATTTTTAGCCAATGCAAGCTTCCCTCTTCAAGTATAAATACTAGCCCTCACCTCCTCTTAAATCACTCATCCACTCATTCACCACTCACTTCTCTCATtcactcatctattttttttctctccttttacctttacattttcttttctttcctttgtcGATTTTCCCTCTTGATAAACAGCTAGCAAGCCTCTTGGAGTAGAAGCAATTGAGCAACTTGGAGGCCTTTGACCGGTAGAATAAAGTAGAGAGAAAGAGACGAACGCTAGTCTGGCTTCGAAAAACATCGAATTTGTCTTCTAGTTTCCCTCTCTACCCTTTAGTTTGTTTTGTGATCATAAACATGAATGATTATTATTTTGATGcttctaatttaattaatatgacttaaattATATTTGTGTTAGACTGATTACATTTTATCCACTTAAATcgttaaaatcatgtttgtgttatTATAAGCTTTGGTAGTTTGTCCAATTAGATAAAATCATGCCcatgttatacttgcattataattgtaaggtaacaattgaattaattattaataaaattgaaattttaattaattgataaaatatcTAATTGATACATGTTTAATCTTCTTACGTGTAAAAATgggttaaattagcaatagtATTAAACAATATTcttaccttgcataacttgtaagattgttgtgactaatttttttttcaatacggGAATGTATTGTTACTTCACTTTGTCTTATACATGcttatgaaattgattaattagtTTAACATAGAAAtatgtttgaaatattgattaattaagtatgtatgtgcattagttaACAAAAGGCCAAGTTGCCATGAAATTATTCGTAATAGCATGAACATAGTTTTAAtaattcaaagttaaatgaaTGAGATTAATCTAACACacttatgtcatattgattaaaacgtATTAGAAATTGTACTTggaattatagtttaattttaattgtttacttAGATTTAATTTATAGCTCACCTTTtccaaaaatatattttcctCTACCAAATTGCTt contains:
- the LOC121213553 gene encoding uncharacterized protein translates to MATSNQGQRALGQDTNRIDARQPALVYIVRGHEDRDASNAIVGFSHSYVACAITDKLGIWVEKIANDVTVVSPLGQSVIVSLDYAIKRVTMKMTEGNEIIMVGERRNYLSNMISAILAEKLVQKGCEAYLAYVLDFSARSVTVESIRTVREFLDVFPKELPRLPLNREVGFEIKLLLRTTPVSIALYHMTPKELKELKVQLQELLDCGFIKPNVSPYGASVLFVKNKDGSLRLCTEYR